The Euphorbia lathyris chromosome 2, ddEupLath1.1, whole genome shotgun sequence genome includes a window with the following:
- the LOC136220706 gene encoding leucine-rich repeat receptor-like serine/threonine-protein kinase BAM1 isoform X1, whose amino-acid sequence MEKINSFLVIVILCFMCFLKCLDEIRAISDINTDGDALLALKAHIINDPKNLLSSNWSKDTSICNWIGITCGIRHHRVRGIRLTNMSLTGTIPPQIGNLSFLVNFSLLNNSFHGFLPIELSNLHRLKFLKLGFNFFNGVIPSWIGSFSQLQYLSLDFNKFKGGIPLQICNLTNLRRLYLGSNNLEGEIPKSIGNLINLEILSIRRNFIGGKIPLSIGNLTKLRAIDFDENKLAGERDYRRHSGYL is encoded by the exons ATGGAGAAAATAAATTCTTTCTTAGTGATAGTTATATTGTGTTTTATGTGTTTCCTCAAATGTTTAGATGAAATCAGAGCCATAAGTGATATTAATACGGATGGAGATGCATTGCTTGCCTTGAAAGCTCATATTATAAATGATCCAAAAAATTTGTTATCATCCAACTGGTCTAAGGATACATCAATCTGCAATTGGATTGGTATTACTTGTGGTATTCGTCATCACAGAGTTAGAGGCATTCGACTCACAAATATGTCTTTAACAGGGACCATTCCTCCACAAATTGGAAACCTTTCATTTCTAGTAAATTTTTCTCTACTCAATAACTCCTTTCATGGCTTTCTACCTATTGAACTTTCCAATTTACACCGATTGAAGTTCCTTAAATTGGGATTCAATTTTTTCAATGGAGTTATCCCTTCATGGATTGGATCTTTCTCCCAACTTCAATATCTTTCTCTCGACTTTAATAAGTTCAAAG GTGGAATTCCACTACAAATATGTAACTTAACAAATCTCCGTCGTCTTTACTTGGGAAGTAATAATCTTGAAG GAGAAATTCCAAAATCCATTGGTAATCTTATAAATTTGGAGATATTATCTATAAGAAGAAATTTCATTGGTGGTAAAATTCCTTTATCTATTGGAAATCTTACCAAGCTAAGGGCTATTGACTTCGATGAAAACAAGTTGGCAG gagaacgcgattaccgccgccattcgggctatctttag
- the LOC136220706 gene encoding putative receptor-like protein kinase At3g47110 isoform X3, with protein MEKINSFLVIVILCFMCFLKCLDEIRAISDINTDGDALLALKAHIINDPKNLLSSNWSKDTSICNWIGITCGIRHHRVRGIRLTNMSLTGTIPPQIGNLSFLVNFSLLNNSFHGFLPIELSNLHRLKFLKLGFNFFNGVIPSWIGSFSQLQYLSLDFNKFKGEIPKSIGNLINLEILSIRRNFIGGKIPLSIGNLTKLRAIDFDENKLAGERDYRRHSGYL; from the exons ATGGAGAAAATAAATTCTTTCTTAGTGATAGTTATATTGTGTTTTATGTGTTTCCTCAAATGTTTAGATGAAATCAGAGCCATAAGTGATATTAATACGGATGGAGATGCATTGCTTGCCTTGAAAGCTCATATTATAAATGATCCAAAAAATTTGTTATCATCCAACTGGTCTAAGGATACATCAATCTGCAATTGGATTGGTATTACTTGTGGTATTCGTCATCACAGAGTTAGAGGCATTCGACTCACAAATATGTCTTTAACAGGGACCATTCCTCCACAAATTGGAAACCTTTCATTTCTAGTAAATTTTTCTCTACTCAATAACTCCTTTCATGGCTTTCTACCTATTGAACTTTCCAATTTACACCGATTGAAGTTCCTTAAATTGGGATTCAATTTTTTCAATGGAGTTATCCCTTCATGGATTGGATCTTTCTCCCAACTTCAATATCTTTCTCTCGACTTTAATAAGTTCAAAG GAGAAATTCCAAAATCCATTGGTAATCTTATAAATTTGGAGATATTATCTATAAGAAGAAATTTCATTGGTGGTAAAATTCCTTTATCTATTGGAAATCTTACCAAGCTAAGGGCTATTGACTTCGATGAAAACAAGTTGGCAG gagaacgcgattaccgccgccattcgggctatctttag